The sequence AGCCAGGGAAATTCCTTAAGGTGTAAAAAATCAGatagaggatcggaatccaaacaattttatatacgcatataatatatacatataattctaACACTGTGTCGGTCAGTATTGCATCAGTATTCGGCATAAGGttttttagaaaaacgaaaatcattgcAAGTAGTATGTGGGAGTTGGGGGTAATATCGacccaattttatatattaactaactattatcatgccacatactaaaaaaatgttcccagGGTTACGTTAAGGTacttcacatacaatcaccaatatTATGGAGTAAAGTTAGCCGGATCTTCTAAAATCCTGATAGTAGTTTAAtgggggctaggccaagttttcgcccaattttatccatattaggcacaaagatacactgttatgaataaaatacgctcttttaattttagtaagataatttgcatatttggtttctctctgaatttcaaatgTATATACCAttcattgaccgatattttcggtcaacaACCACAATAAATACTGTGGTCTACAatttcggtacctaggggcgtGCACAATTTTGGTTGGTTTTGGcgaatttttggtcataaggtagcatactttaaaggaattattagtgcaaagtttTAGCCCGTTAAAAtaattcttgatttgtgtactggaaagtgaaagaatcaaatggaatttaaaattgtgctttaTGGAAAGTAGGCATGGGAAGAAAGCCATGTGCTAAATTTGGTTTAATCGGTCGGGTcaagatacatatatttggttTCACCATAAAGTGGACGGTGCCACGTCCATCCTCCAATTTTTACACCGGCTCCTAAAAGGCCATCTCATACTATAtgggaggtaaaatttaatgtctatgTCTTATTTAGTTCTTGATTTATTGCGTAGTTTCTAATAGTaccgatttcattaatttgcaCACTGTCAGTAAgagttattataatatttgtgctaggcaaatttggttgtttaGTGGTATAGGAGACGatcccggatttcaactcagctcgtcatcctgatcatttatatatatcaccctatatctatctcgattactTTTAAGTGATACGTAgaatcgttaggtgaacaaaactattatactctgtgcaacatgttgcaagagtataaatgtatggaggtatgtacatatgtatgtacatatatactatactcaTATTAGTGTGTGCACAGATCACTTAGAAATTAATGTTTTACAAATAGTTCGTGTTAATTAAATAAGGATTGACATCTGcccaatatgtatgtaaatatgtccgCTGTAGGTGGTCGCACCAACAACTAGagtctaaatatatacatacatacatttgtagaatattgcaaATAGTGAATATCTACGGTAAGCCGTCCGTTCAAAAGCAATCTATGGcataatcaaaaatttacaatacgctctttaaataataattgcaatagacaaattcatatttatagGGGGGCAAAGATAGTATGtttaaattttggttgaaatcggagCAAGTAAATGTGGAAAAATGTCAAATACGGTTTAGGAAGCATAAAAGTTTGGAGagtgagaaaattttaaataaactctaAACCCTTTAAGGAAAcctaaaacatgaaaaaatttcaactatACGTACGGCTACAACGAAACTATAATACACTACACTAgtgtatttaataaaacataagATGGTATAATAAGATTTCtaccttttgtttttgttcggtAAGTTTGTGACACTGATCTACAGTGGTTTTGTTGCCCTAGATATAAGGTCGGGTTTTGATATAAGGGGTGATCCAAATGGATGtacatttttcaatagcctttttagACAGATTacgcgtgagtcgtgttaagctgtaatcgttttttttttttgttagtattgtttggcaaagtttacaaatcattcaactttattacgaaaattcacgtttaacgattattttgtgaagaaaaaagCAATCGAAGCATCAAAATTCGCTAAGATCCCTGGatatcttttttcatttttgtagagCTGcgtaatttatatatgtatgtatatactttatagtgtCTCCAAAGTTTCCCACTGGATATTATAAacttcaaagcaaaaatactctgttcagggtatattaTAGCCAAAATTCATACCATCTTTACAGAAAATTTGGGCTTACTTTCTCTTATGTAGATTTAacgattatattttataattagtaAAAGCGAATCATATTTATGCCTAATAAAAATAGAGTAATAATGGaggaaaattcattaaaaaaaaattaatttgatagGGGCATGCGGTGTTCTCATCGGTCATCCTTTGGACACTATTAAAACATGGCAACAAGCTTCGAATTCATCAGTACCAAAGGCTATACGTCAAATCTACAATCGTAACAATGGGGTAAGTTCTTGTGATCACTTAAGTGCACAGCATATACTATCTGcaatcaaatatacatatatacatacatatgtacgagtagaAAAGCttaatattcaaataaactTTTCAAAGTTAAATGGCTTTTACAGAGGGATGCTATTTCCGTTCGTCACAACCGGCGCCATTAATTCAATACTCTTCGGTATCTATGGCAATCATTTGAGACAACTACGCCGGGTTTGCCACAGTGATTATCAGCGCGAACAGTTGGAGTATCAAAATATGTTCATTGCTGGATCCATTGCCGGCTTTGTCCAATCTTTTATAGCATGTCCTATTGAGTTGGTCAAAGTGAGGCTTCAGACACATTGTTGTAAGTGCTGAGCGAAATAGACTGAATGCttctgaaatgaaaaatattaatctaTATATGTTAATGTTTTACAAATAGattataatgaatatattttcggACAAAGGCGAACACCGTGGggtgtttttaaaaaagttataaaagttGACGGAGTTTCTGGATTGTACAGAGGCTTGTTACCTATGATGTGTCGGTAATAActacataatattttaattaatgtttaaACACGCTAATACTTCGAATTTTATAGCGATGTGTTTCCTTACGGTATTTATATGATGGTGTACCGTCAAACTGTTGACTTTCTAGAAACTACACCGTTAGTCCGTAAACGTCGAAGGTCAAATGAAGGTTCTAATGTTGACTTTCTGGTGACAACATTGGCGGGCGCTTGGGCTGGTATTCTTTCATGGGTGTGTGTGATTCCTTTCGATGTGGTGAAGACTATAATGCAAGCGGAGAGTAATAAACAATACCGTAACATCAGGCATTGTTTggtgaaaaatttcaaagtaagcctttttcgaaaaaattttgcacatttttatcAATCATTTAATAATTGTACGCTTGTTTATATATGTAGCTATATGGATGGCGCCGTTTATTCCGTGGCAGTTGGATGTTAGTGGTTCGTGCAATGCCTGTAAATGCAGCAACATTTTTAGGATACGAATATGCTTTGGAATGGTTTCACAAATTAAATGACTCATATATTTGAGATTGAAACTCAACTCTTCTAAAAcattacacaaatacatatgtatgatgtacatacttatgtgatgaatttcaaaatattgatattgGGCACcgttacttttaattttatttattattattttttcaacttcttctTTAATGAGACTTTTAATTTCGGACCtttctatatttttacataaagatataaattggaaaaaaatatataaattatataaatcaaagaatataaatttgtaaaagtatATGGTATATTTTTAGATTTCTGGGTGTTAGTAATGGAAACCGTATTTGcctttaataattatatagcGTCTTGCTTTTGTTGATACATTTTTTACACAGAGGTCATATGTCGTTTAGATTTTTTAACAAGGTGTGCTTGTTATGGAAAATACTCAGAAAGCAGTAGAGGGAAAAATTTggcaattaattttgaaaaaattccctGGCTTAGAACTTCTTGCCTGCAGTAAAACAGTTAATtgggaaaatatatgtatgtacgtatatatatataaacaaatgaaatatgtaAGTGGTACACAttttaacctttaactaatgacgtggtagtaaattttacaccttgtgttttgattttctcataatcctAAAAAAGGCTcctaaaataaacgacaaatttttcaaaaaaatacaaagagtttaagattttctttccaaatacagtaattagaattaatttaaatcagtttgatgaaatttgtaagtattataataaaaaaatctctaataaattttaacaatcaaaatggtgtaaaatttactactacctctaaatctacgtttcgaaatttgacctcttaagttaaaggttaagaagaatacaaataatttgcaagaTTCAAATTTCATACTTTTACGATACTCTTTGTTGCACTGACTATTAGCTTATGAATGACCAACAAACTTAAATATACGATTttcgtatatattatattagtgTAAATCATTACCAGTCGGTGGGTTGTAAGTTCTTGTAATAGCGATTTCCACGCTATATTTATGCAAATCCTAAAACCTTCAGTTGCTTTGAGAATCGTTAAGCAGGAGGTTAGGCTTTTTTgacttaaataaatacataatatcTCAAAAAAGTTGTATCTTAATTTTAAGTCAACTCTTGCAAAATTTACGAAGTTTTTCTTATATTCCCTGCGTTATCTGATCAAAGCGATTGTCTAAcgatatatttttgatttttttattcaaatgattcaGAACCGCGTTATGATCCCCCCAAGATTGGTATCGCAAttcaatttttctattattactATATCTCAGTGAGATTTTGATTCTTCATTCTTCAAAGGTTATATAATATAGAATTGGTATTGTTAAAAAGAGATTTTactagtttattaaaaaattataaaaaagggtCTTGGTTAACAAGAATTAACCCTACTATCCCATAATATTTCTCTGAGGATAAAAagaaatactaaatatttaatagtaGTAGTAGTACGCTACTGGCAACTCTAGCGTACAGATGAAGTCAACAAATGTAAAAACAGCACACAACGCAACgaagcaaaaaccaaaacaaaaacgaaaagttGAGTAGACAAGTAGAAATATAAAGAGATACAAAGCAAATTGGCGTTAATAATATCAGCGAAGTTTGCTTCCGAAATGAATCCAAAGAGGCGGAGGAGCCGACTGAATGAATCATTAGTACAACGCGAATGTTGGGAAGTTTAGAGCATAGTCATCGTGTATGCCTTCGCGACTGAATCGTCAGTTAATTTTTTGGGTGGCGGTGAACGCCAGTGTATAGCGGAGTAACGTGGCttgcattaaataaaatttaaacttatttttctaCCAGCTTCTTTTGTGTTGCTTAATTATGTAGAATGTGATTTgctaatattgaaatattttgctaaattatATAGTGCGGTTTAAATCGATTTTGTTGATGAAATATAGAATCTGTGAAAAATGCCTATAGTTAGAGCACACGAAGGAGGGGTAGATAAAGAGAATCAAAATATGagaaaagaaaccaaaatatatttaaaacatatacgaaacaagtgtaaaaaagttttgtttaaaacAATAAGCATATAatcaaataaagatttttaCAATTACCATTATTGATACCGAAATTGACAAATTAAGCCAATAATTATGTAAATTGATTTAAAGTTAATGCAAACCCAAGTTTTGCAAAACCCATTTTACCGTCCTTCCTTAAAAAAACTACTGTGCCTTTAAAACGGAATCTTCACCTAATCATTACCCACATTTTGTTGAGCTGCGTTTGAagacttataaaaaaattgtatagttatttttttcactCTTAACTATACGTATTCCGCAACAACTCAGAGAAGTGTAAACTTGTTTGGGAAACCGAATCTTCTACAACAAAACAACTCAAAGATGTCGTCACTAAAGGTTGCTGTTCGTGTTCGCCCCTTTAATGCGCGGTACGTAccttcatttacatatttgcatagCTAGCCCGTATGTATGTGCTAATTTTTATACGTAGTTCCAATTATAAATCTTGCTATggtcattattaaaaaaaattttgatatagaGGTTATAATTAGGTAACGCATTACTAACATAAAAACATGCCCAATGCACACCTATGCCAAACAAATCTGCGAATGCTAATTAAGTATACTTTATTTGTTTGTCCGCACGTATTCAGGTTTGTATACACAAACATCTTTAAGACTAAAAGCATACGTGGGaacatatgttttttaaaataaaatttgatagaaaaaattgtgttgAACCTTACAGATTTATGCTAttagtaataattataatatataaagaattctttaaaaaatattaataaaaatatatttgtacatttatttgaaaaaaaaactatttttaccTTAAAATTGTATAGCGATATATCCGTCTTCTGTCTACACGTACGGCATAATAAAGTCATATTAACATTCTATATTCtcatttgaaaaagtattttgtaCCAGCTTAGTTTATTTAGGTTATCATGTCTCTCTGAACTTTTATGTActttatttgtttgtaataGTTATTGACGTATTATTGATGTAAAATCTCAAGTTTATCATCTAATGTAATCTCCATCTTTTATAAATTGaggaaattcaaataaaaacaaattgcataCCGTACAAATTTTCagatacatatttgtaaattcGGTTTGGTTCAGTTTACGAAGCACTCACTGACACCTACAGAACCATTGGTTCGGACAGATGATATGGATCGAGATTTAAAATCCCGCTAAAAATATGGTTTCAGAACACCAgaacctatttaaaaatattttataatgtttcattaaaataataatgaagttaATTATTCCAgtattatattaagttttttacaCAACTTGTAACACAGAGAAAAAACCTCGgaagtttatatatacatatatatcgatttagccatgtccgctTTGATATACCATATATGAGAGTTAGTCCCCCAGTTTTAGAAatatcaaactaaaattatgcaCACATTGCAATCTTTCTTAGAAagtgctcatttgtcggaatcgccgatatcagaCCCTTAGTCAAATTCTAATATGGAAactttgcaaattatttttgacATATGTAGTTTGTTGTCCAAGGCACCGCTACCATTTCCAAACAATaagtttagatcggaccactatagcataaagttgtcacacaaactgaccgatctacatcaagataaagatcttttataatattttattctattaGAAATGCACCATTGAAGTTAGCGAGTTATCATGTATTTACCTAATTTTCCCAAtctatgaaaaatataagtaaatggcATGAAGTACTTaaaggttttaaaaattttaatagcaaaaacgtttgtttatatgtttgtacgTGAAACTATttaaaagtgaaagatatgtaaaatataattttagctaTTGCATAGATTTAATACAAGTTATCATGTTTAATTATAGTGAAAACGATATGGATGCTCAGCTCATTGTGCAAATGGATGGTAAGAAAACACGCCTCTTAAAACCAAAATTGCAATCCATACGCGACGTTGGACGCGATAATCATCATGACTTCACATTTGACTACTCTTACTGGTCATTTGATGAGCATGACAGTCACTTTGCAACGCAAGAGGAGGTTTACAGCGATCTGGGCACAGATGTCATCGACTGTGCTTACGAAGGTGAGTAAAACAAATGTTGAACATAGAAAGGAGCagtgatttatattttaattgcataACTATGTGAACAGAATTGCAATGTAACACACCGAAGAGTCACACGCTGCACGTACGCTGTCGAAATTTAACCAATGTGCGTAtgaatattacaacaaaatgtaaaagttataatatttgtcGCCGTTGTTTgtacacatacttgtatgtgtatatgtgtacgcAAACTGTAATCAAACTGTAATCAAAAACGTTATTAGAATTTTAATGAAagcttaataaattaaattttttttgtttataaaaccGGCATTAATATTTTCGGATCTACGTAGCCGGTATTAATGTAGAATTATCTCAAAAATAGTTAAGAGAATATTTATACATCTACAAAAGTTATATGATTGGTCTTCGATAACCGaaatcaattttataattaattttgaaatggaatatttaataaaatattttttatacgacAGTGGATAATAACGCCTAAATTCAATTGATTGGAAATGTAATTTCCGAATTCAAGGAACGCTCTCACAACCTTTTTCCCAATTgactaattttgaaagtttcaTATATTATTCAGTAGAGTATCTACACAACGCTAGATGGATGCTCTGCAATTTTAAAAATGCCGGGCTCTATatagagatatacatatgtatgtttgtatatttatagttACACAAGCATTAAGTATTTACAAAcacatttttgattaatttgagtATCTATAATATTGCATTGATTaccattttttactttttattgtacTTCTAAAACCActcataatttaatatttggtgAACGCGTATACTTCCTAGCACCACAATGACAATGCGGAGAAACTCTCTCTCTGATGAGATCATACTATCATTAACAACAGCGCGTGATTGAGTTTTTTGTGAATTTAGCCGCCATTCAAAATAGAATTACCATTCCATAAGAGACTAGATGAGAAATTaagataatatttaaaatatatagagATATTTACGAAAAAACTGGAATGAATGTAGTCATCGTAACCACTTTTGTCGACTTTATATCTTGTTAGAGCTTTCTAGTATAAAAAGGCAAACAAGTAGGGTAATGAACTTGTTCCTCCTACTAACAAACAATCgtggaaaaagtaaaatataaattttttgtacttgAATAACCTGAATATAAAAAAGCGTGTGACTTGAAAATTGTTGCGCTTTTCACTTCATAAAGAAGAAATCAAATTGGTTATGAGCcatttaattacatatgtacatacattcctTTTAGGTAGACATTGctaaataatgttttaatatttttataataaaaattatgaaatctgTAATTCAACGAGCATGCCCTTTAGTGCAAGAAAATAATAgtcatatattcaaaatatttaggtaGTGTTTTTTAACAACTACAAACTGTCATCACACTACTATATTCCATTACatttagaacaaaaaaattgcacacaGAACATAGTCGGTAATTTAAACCTGTGAGTTAAACTAAGTAGTAATGATTAGATAACTATACAGTTACTTTTTAAAAGAGTTAATTTTTAGGACCAACAAATTTTCAGACCAAagtgtaaatttatataaacaatgATTAACTATGCAATGTTAGACATGCCGGTGTGTGAAAGGGATCTTTCATCATCTAACAGACCTTCCGAATTAGGAAGTACTTTTTAATAACAGATTCAAAGGATTTCCAAAGCACtcattataaaaaagtttcgaaaattgGCTATTAGACTCAAAGGcaacatttgaaattttgtcatttatataatttatacatatatgtagctggcTCTTATTAACTTGTAATTTAGGTAAGGTTTTTAGCTTCTTGTGATATAAAGTCTCCACTCATAGTGGTAGGTAGCATATATACTGGACTACAAATAATGCATTCAAAATacaatcaaattaatttaaatgttgaaattaatttttatattttgtaatgccaaatattttactaaaaaatagttttctaatTTCAAATGCCAAATACcgtattagaaaattaaaaatcatttttatttacaaaaattaaaattttaatcctaaaaataatataaaaaagtgtttcagaatgtttaattaaatattgcgTTTGCATACTTTGCGCTCTAAAATGTTGGATGATGTTTAAAAGGAaagcttaattaaaaaaaatcaaacattttgtcttatttgtattcatattttttcagttaGAGATATGCAAATATTTCCCCTTTTCATTGCAGCTTTCGATAAGAAAatcatgtttttatttattatgtattctaattAATAATATGTGACCAATTTTTAATTCTGACTTTGCGagtaaagaattaaattttcagttttcaattGCTGTTTTaggattaaaaattgaatttgttaattaaaaaattcgcaaccctgcttataggtacatatgtatatctaattgGCACACGATTTGCTATTATGTATACAGATGCACGTACATAGCTTATACCATTCATTACAATATTTGGCGAAAAAGCTGTGCGTGTTGGATTCAGTGCGTTGTTTTAAACACCGCCATGCTTCCGCACTTTCGCTGGCCCACTTGAAGCTGATATTGTAAATAATCTacctataagtatatatgttatgtataaacatacatatttgtatggtACATAGTACTTACAAATGTATGACTTAAGCGTAAAGGCAAATACGCATGCGCAATTCGCGGTGGAGATTTTACACTACGCGATgtgatttcaatttttgttaacctacacacatatgcattaaAGTGAacccaaaaactgtttaattttaaatatataccaacatacacattttttctgtTATGTACATTTCTCTTAATTTCCATGCATTAAATTTCTCAGGTTATAATGCATGCGTTTTCGCTTATGGTCAAACTGGCTCGGGAAAAACATTCACCATGATGGGTACCCCAGACAATCCTGGATTGATACCACGTATATGTCAAGAGCTATTTGCACGCATGCGTGTTGGTCAAGAGTCGGGTACAGGCTATAAGACTCATGCCAGTTATTTGGAAATTTACAATGAACGTGTGAAGGATTTATTGGGCCCACATAGTGCTGGGCACGGATTGCGTGTTCGTGAGCATCGTACATTGGGACCATACGTCGAAAATCTCTCCCAACACGCCGTTTCGAATTTTGAGGAAATTCAGGTACATTACATTACATTACTTCTTATATTTCATAACATAtgataaatctaaaaaaatatgaaggaTTAAACagttaaagataaataaaagaaaatttaatcagTAAGTCTCGATTTTGGGACATAAAATTAGATTTTCAATTTAATCTATAATAttaagttttacaatttttaatattaagctGATGGCTTAAAAGCTAgtgctttatatatattttaattgtaattgtattcaattaataataattataataataataataataacaatttttaataccaactattattatattataagactaaaaattagattttaaatttttcatccaATATcaatattacaattaaaatttgaaaaattagttttaattcaaattttttgagtaGAAAAATCCGCAACCCCAAGTGTAATGGagatttatattaattaaaatttgaattgaaacAAACGACATTTTAAtaccaatatttttaaaaatcattgCCGTTTTTCAGGAATGCATTGCGCGCGGTAATATTCAGCGTACCA is a genomic window of Bactrocera dorsalis isolate Fly_Bdor unplaced genomic scaffold, ASM2337382v1 BdCtg013, whole genome shotgun sequence containing:
- the LOC105227591 gene encoding solute carrier family 25 member 45 isoform X1, coding for MKLDDFGAGCVGGACGVLIGHPLDTIKTWQQASNSSVPKAIRQIYNRNNGLNGFYRGMLFPFVTTGAINSILFGIYGNHLRQLRRVCHSDYQREQLEYQNMFIAGSIAGFVQSFIACPIELVKVRLQTHCYYNEYIFGQRRTPWGVFKKVIKVDGVSGLYRGLLPMMCRDVFPYGIYMMVYRQTVDFLETTPLVRKRRRSNEGSNVDFLVTTLAGAWAGILSWVCVIPFDVVKTIMQAESNKQYRNIRHCLVKNFKLYGWRRLFRGSWMLVVRAMPVNAATFLGYEYALEWFHKLNDSYI
- the LOC105227591 gene encoding solute carrier family 25 member 45 isoform X2, yielding MGGMLFPFVTTGAINSILFGIYGNHLRQLRRVCHSDYQREQLEYQNMFIAGSIAGFVQSFIACPIELVKVRLQTHCYYNEYIFGQRRTPWGVFKKVIKVDGVSGLYRGLLPMMCRDVFPYGIYMMVYRQTVDFLETTPLVRKRRRSNEGSNVDFLVTTLAGAWAGILSWVCVIPFDVVKTIMQAESNKQYRNIRHCLVKNFKLYGWRRLFRGSWMLVVRAMPVNAATFLGYEYALEWFHKLNDSYI